In Cuculus canorus isolate bCucCan1 chromosome 8, bCucCan1.pri, whole genome shotgun sequence, a single genomic region encodes these proteins:
- the ZBTB37 gene encoding zinc finger and BTB domain-containing protein 37 isoform X2 — protein MLLATLQGGTPASGTAMEKSGNIQLEIPDFSNSVLSHLNQLRMQGRLCDIVVNVQGQAFRAHKVVLAASSPYFRDHMSLNDMSTISISVIKNPSVFEQLLSFCYTGRICLQLADIISYLTAASFLQMQHIIDKCTQILEGIHFKINVAEVEAELSQTRTKHQERPPESHRVTPNLNRSLSPRHNTPKGSRLGQVSTVLDIRELSPPEESTSPQIIEQSSDVESREPILRINRAGQWYVETGMGDRGGRNDDDVRVLGGVRIKMENLEEWLGAEHQPSGEDGSSAEEVTAMVIDTTGHGSMGQEAYALGSSGAKAVRPTSSEIDRFSPSGSMVAVTERYRSKSESPGRMDEPKQPSSQGEESAMLGVSGYVEYLREQEVSERWFRYNPRLTCIYCAKSFNQKGSLDRHMRLHMGITPFVCRMCGKKYTRKDQLEYHIRKHTGNKPFHCHVCGKSFPFQAILNQHFRKNHPGCMPLEGPHSISPETTVTSRGQAEEESPPQEEAVAVGETAQGSVSTTGPD, from the exons GGTGGCACACCTGCAAGCGGGACAGCCATGGAGAAGAGTGGGAACATTCAACTGGAGATTCCTGACTTCAGTAACTCTGTCCTGAGCCACCTGAATCAGTTGCGCATGCAGGGTCGCCTGTGTGACATCGTGGTCAACGTGCAGGGACAGGCTTTCCGCGCTCACAAGGTGGTGCTGGCCGCCAGCTCGCCCTACTTCCGCGACCACATGTCCTTGAACGACATGAGcaccatttccatttctgtcatCAAGAACCCTTCTGTTTTCGAGcagctcctttccttttgttaCACCGGTAGGATATGCCTGCAGCTGGCGGACATCATCAGTTACCTGACGGCCGCCAGTTTCTTGCAGATGCAGCACATCATAGACAAATGCACACAGATCCTCGAAGgaattcatttcaaaattaatgtgGCAGAGGTGGAAGCGGAATTGAGCCAGACCAGGACAAAGCATCAGGAGAGACCACCGGAGTCTCACCGGGTGACGCCAAATCTAAACCGTTCTCTAAGCCCGCGTCACAACACCCCGAAGGGGAGTCGCCTGGGTCAGGTTAGCACAGTGCTGGACATTCGGGAGCTCAGCCCGCCCGAGGAGTCCACCAGCCCCCAGATAATTGAGCAGAGTTCAGACGTGGAAAGCAGGGAGCCCATACTACGGATTAACAGGGCGGGACAGTGGTACGTTGAGACGGGAATGGGAGACCGCGGGGGACGGAATGACGATGACGTCCGGGTGCTGGGAGGAGTACGCATTAAAatggagaacctggaggagtgGCTTGGGGCAGAGCATCAGCCGTCGGGAGAAGATGGGAGCAGCGCCGAGGAGGTCACTGCTATGGTGATCGACACCACGGGCCACGGCTCGATGGGCCAGGAGGCCTATGCATTAGGATCCTCTGGGGCCAAGGCGGTCAGGCCAACCAGCAGCGAGATTGACAG ATTTAGCCCTTCTGGCAGCATGGTTGCTGTGACTGAGCGGTACAGATCAAAAAGCGAGTCTCCCGGGCGGATGGATGAGCCCAAGCAGCCCAGTTCCCAG ggGGAGGAATCGGCCATGCTTGGAGTGAGCGGTTATGTGGAATATCTCCGGGAGCAGGAGGTTTCAGAACGCTGGTTCCGGTACAACCCACGGCTCACTTGTATTTACTGCGCCAAATCCTTCAACCAGAAAGGCAGCCTGGACCGGCACATGCGTCTCCACATGGGCATCACGCCTTTTGTCTGCCGCATGTGTGGGAAGAAGTACACCCGCAAGGATCAGCTGGAGTATCACATCCGCAAGCACACGGGCAACAAGCCCTTCCATTGCCACGTCTGCGGCAAAAGCTTCCCTTTCCAGGCCATCCTCAATCAGCACTTTCGCAAGAACCACCCTGGCTGTATGCCTCTGGAGGGGCCTCACAGCATCTCCCCCGAGACCACCGTCACGTCTCGGGGGCAGGCGGAGGAAGAGTCTCCTCCTCAGGAGGAGGCTGTTGCTGTGGGCGAGACGGCACAGGGCTCTGTGTCCACGACTGGGCCGGATTGA
- the ZBTB37 gene encoding zinc finger and BTB domain-containing protein 37 isoform X3 gives MEKSGNIQLEIPDFSNSVLSHLNQLRMQGRLCDIVVNVQGQAFRAHKVVLAASSPYFRDHMSLNDMSTISISVIKNPSVFEQLLSFCYTGRICLQLADIISYLTAASFLQMQHIIDKCTQILEGIHFKINVAEVEAELSQTRTKHQERPPESHRVTPNLNRSLSPRHNTPKGSRLGQVSTVLDIRELSPPEESTSPQIIEQSSDVESREPILRINRAGQWYVETGMGDRGGRNDDDVRVLGGVRIKMENLEEWLGAEHQPSGEDGSSAEEVTAMVIDTTGHGSMGQEAYALGSSGAKAVRPTSSEIDRFSPSGSMVAVTERYRSKSESPGRMDEPKQPSSQGEESAMLGVSGYVEYLREQEVSERWFRYNPRLTCIYCAKSFNQKGSLDRHMRLHMGITPFVCRMCGKKYTRKDQLEYHIRKHTGNKPFHCHVCGKSFPFQAILNQHFRKNHPGCMPLEGPHSISPETTVTSRGQAEEESPPQEEAVAVGETAQGSVSTTGPD, from the exons ATGGAGAAGAGTGGGAACATTCAACTGGAGATTCCTGACTTCAGTAACTCTGTCCTGAGCCACCTGAATCAGTTGCGCATGCAGGGTCGCCTGTGTGACATCGTGGTCAACGTGCAGGGACAGGCTTTCCGCGCTCACAAGGTGGTGCTGGCCGCCAGCTCGCCCTACTTCCGCGACCACATGTCCTTGAACGACATGAGcaccatttccatttctgtcatCAAGAACCCTTCTGTTTTCGAGcagctcctttccttttgttaCACCGGTAGGATATGCCTGCAGCTGGCGGACATCATCAGTTACCTGACGGCCGCCAGTTTCTTGCAGATGCAGCACATCATAGACAAATGCACACAGATCCTCGAAGgaattcatttcaaaattaatgtgGCAGAGGTGGAAGCGGAATTGAGCCAGACCAGGACAAAGCATCAGGAGAGACCACCGGAGTCTCACCGGGTGACGCCAAATCTAAACCGTTCTCTAAGCCCGCGTCACAACACCCCGAAGGGGAGTCGCCTGGGTCAGGTTAGCACAGTGCTGGACATTCGGGAGCTCAGCCCGCCCGAGGAGTCCACCAGCCCCCAGATAATTGAGCAGAGTTCAGACGTGGAAAGCAGGGAGCCCATACTACGGATTAACAGGGCGGGACAGTGGTACGTTGAGACGGGAATGGGAGACCGCGGGGGACGGAATGACGATGACGTCCGGGTGCTGGGAGGAGTACGCATTAAAatggagaacctggaggagtgGCTTGGGGCAGAGCATCAGCCGTCGGGAGAAGATGGGAGCAGCGCCGAGGAGGTCACTGCTATGGTGATCGACACCACGGGCCACGGCTCGATGGGCCAGGAGGCCTATGCATTAGGATCCTCTGGGGCCAAGGCGGTCAGGCCAACCAGCAGCGAGATTGACAG ATTTAGCCCTTCTGGCAGCATGGTTGCTGTGACTGAGCGGTACAGATCAAAAAGCGAGTCTCCCGGGCGGATGGATGAGCCCAAGCAGCCCAGTTCCCAG ggGGAGGAATCGGCCATGCTTGGAGTGAGCGGTTATGTGGAATATCTCCGGGAGCAGGAGGTTTCAGAACGCTGGTTCCGGTACAACCCACGGCTCACTTGTATTTACTGCGCCAAATCCTTCAACCAGAAAGGCAGCCTGGACCGGCACATGCGTCTCCACATGGGCATCACGCCTTTTGTCTGCCGCATGTGTGGGAAGAAGTACACCCGCAAGGATCAGCTGGAGTATCACATCCGCAAGCACACGGGCAACAAGCCCTTCCATTGCCACGTCTGCGGCAAAAGCTTCCCTTTCCAGGCCATCCTCAATCAGCACTTTCGCAAGAACCACCCTGGCTGTATGCCTCTGGAGGGGCCTCACAGCATCTCCCCCGAGACCACCGTCACGTCTCGGGGGCAGGCGGAGGAAGAGTCTCCTCCTCAGGAGGAGGCTGTTGCTGTGGGCGAGACGGCACAGGGCTCTGTGTCCACGACTGGGCCGGATTGA